The following proteins come from a genomic window of Crassostrea angulata isolate pt1a10 chromosome 1, ASM2561291v2, whole genome shotgun sequence:
- the LOC128168600 gene encoding protein eyes shut-like, translating to MASLVVLLCVLGTVAAQSCQIHSDTFETDFCQMKATVDVLKSDTQRVSNSEVEISRLWHTIHTETKSIYDNRQLIDDIKHNLTVKSTAPNSSSQHIMETLHNLTSTMDDKMKNLTDTVTALESRMRQLEIKCSSCGTGGHPCSLHPCEHGGKCVELGKDFYCACPAGFSGKLCDVTDHCATSPCKNNGTCINNVLSHTCICSLPHTGPNCTIELTVCDTNPCARGNCVPDGKNFKCLCDPGFYGDLCNSIVDPSLITTVSSKSSPSSTSKTSTRSSPGSSKPISTISTTPPAKSTTTTTASMKSTTNTTPLSTASKTTTSSSTSPSASTSTVTTTQPGSKTSPVSTTQNSKATHISLSTTASTLTGSSVTTQTQSSGSTQTTTMVDPCAQPGICNAPSICVTRGTGYECLCPPTSKTMNDPCLEPILVKPFDICCVQDTCQPIATPIC from the exons ATGGCGTCGCTGGTTGTTTTGTTGTGTGTCCTGGGGACTGTTGCAGCCCAGTCTTGCCAGATCCACTCTGATA CTTTTGAGACAGATTTCTGTCAGATGAAAGCCACAGTGGATGTGTTAAAGTCCGATACACAGCGAGTGTCCAACAGCGAGGTTGAAATCTCTAGACTGTGGCATACAATCCACACCGAGACCAAAAGTATCTATGATAACCGTCAGCTGATTGATGACATCAAACACAACCTTACTGTAAAG AGTACAGCACCCAACAGCAGCAGCCAGCACATAATGGAAACATTACATAATCTTACATCGACGATggacgataaaatgaaaaacctAACCGACACGGTGACAGCTCTCGAATCCCGGATGAGGCAATTAGAAA TTAAGTGCAGCAGCTGTGGTACAGGGGGTCACCCTTGCTCGCTTCATCCTTGTGAACATGGAG gAAAATGTGTCGAACTAGGCAAAGATTTTTACTGCGCATGCCCCGCTGGATTTTCAGGAAAACTATGTGACGTCACGGATCACTGTGCTACTTCACCTTGTAAAAACAAtggaacatgcataaataacgTTCTCTCCCACACCTGTATTTGTTCTTTGCCTCATACTGGTCCAAACTGCACAATAGAGCTAACAGTCTGTGATACGAATCCATGTGCAAGAGGCAATTGTGTCCCCGATGGAAAGAACTTTAAATGCCTTTGTGATCCTGGTTTCTACGGTGACTTATGTAATAGCATAGTTGACCCAAGCCTCATAACTACTGTTTCCTCCAAATCTTCCCCTTCGAGTACCTCAAAAACGTCAACCAGATCGTCACCAGGCTCGAGTAAACCAATTTCGACAATTTCTACCACACCACCGGCGAAATCTACGACAACTACCACAGCATCAATGAAATCAACGACTAATACCACACCACTTTCCACAGCATCCAAGACAACGACCAGTTCATCAACGTCACCCAGCGCCTCTACTTCCACAGTAACTACTACACAACCAGGCTCAAAAACTTCGCCAGTTTCTACAACACAAAACTCAAAAGCTACACACATTTCGTTGTCGACAACGGCATCAACATTAACCGGAAGTTCTGTAACAACACAAACTCAGTCATCAGGTTCTACTCAGACAACTACAATGGTTGACCCTTGCGCTCAGCCTGGTATATGTAACGCCCCGTCTATTTGTGTTACCCGCGGTACTGGCTACGAATGTCTGTGTCCCCCGACAAGCAAAACGATGAACGATCCATGTCTTGAACCAATTCTGGTTAAACCTTTCGACATTTGTTGCGTTCAAGACACCTGTCAACCCATTGCAACGCCGATTTGCTGA
- the LOC128191871 gene encoding uncharacterized protein LOC128191871: protein MPKRKPSQPQGDVHVEVEPRTNHGKRKKDRATMDVPQTSNLVPVEHAEVGKVSSIGTTSKEGSGEDPFRVSEANLAGEASRLLRAAISPNTTSAYSTGLNAFEHFRIKANISNIWPPPQDHIVNFIAHLSLNGYAESTARNYIAAIGYQCKINGYLNTTNSFIVSKLLDGLRRLKGKADSRLPITEEILGRIVGALCNICSNTYESKLFTAAYTLVFFAFLRCFSNIHTVTTHTIFTSLLIFFNISELNLTSVWIVGSSIIKHAAIEARVRPGGTSLGLKSMGIELWWQGYGGLKFVDVAKKLRYLATLQDSPQFIVMHCGGNDLGQIPLSKLLYRVKWDIRLMASVFPDCQLVWSFILPRITWRYSQRPRCMEQARNRVNRLAAKEVLACGGRIIRHPQFIGKPQNLYSSDGVHLSKLGNYLFLNNIQGALEYFVRDGSSRHFPVS, encoded by the exons ATGCCTAAACGAAAACCAAGTCAGCCGCAGGGCGACGTGCACGTGGAAGTCGAGCCGCGCACCAACCATGGAAAACGGAAGAAGGACCGGGCCACCATGGATGTACCACAGACCTCGAATCTTGTTCCGGTGGAGCATGCTGAAG TGGGAAAGGTTTCATCGATTGGCACCACTAGCAAAGAAGGATCCGGAGAAGATCCCTTTAGAGTTTCGGAGGCTAATCTTGCAGGTGAAGCATCTAGATTGTTAAGGGCAGCCATTTCGCCTAATACAACATCTGCATATAGCACAGGGTTGAATGCATTTGAACATTTTCGAATTAAAgctaatatttcaaatatttggcCACCTCCTCAAGACcatattgtgaattttatagCTCATCTGTCATTAAATGGCTATGCTGAATCCACAGCAAGAAATTACATTGCAGCCATTGGGTATCAATGCAAAATCAATGGTTATCTTAACACAACCAATAGTTTCATAGTTTCAAAGTTACTTGATGGGCTTAGGAGATTGAAGGGAAAAGCAGATAGTAGGCTTCCAATTACAGAGGAAATTCTTGGTAGAATTGTTGGGGCATTGTGCAATATTTGTTCTAATACTTATGAATCTAAATTATTCACTGCAGCATATACCCTGGTTTTCTTTGCCTTCCTTAGA TGTTTTTCAAACATACATACGGTCACCACTCACACAATTTTCACCtctttgttaattttctttaacatttcaGAGCTTAATCTTACAAGTGTTTGGATAGTTGGTTCTTCAATCATAAAGCATGCAGCCATTGAAGCAAGAGTAAGACCTGGGGGAACAAGCCTTGGACTGAAAAGCATGGGGATTGAGTTATGGTGGCAGGGGTAtgggggtttaaaatttgtaGATGTGGCCAAGAAGTTGAGGTACCTAGCTACATTGCAGGATTCTCCTCAATTTATTGTTATGCATTGTGGGGGCAATGATTTGGGCCAAATTCCATTGTCTAAATTGTTGTACAGGGTCAAGTGGGACATCAGACTTATGGCATCAGTTTTCCCTGACTGTCAGCTTGTCTGGTCCTTCATATTGCCGCGAATAACATGGAGGTACTCCCAGAGGCCTAGGTGTATGGAGCAAGCTAGAAATAGGGTAAATAGGTTAGCTGCGAAGGAGGTTTTAGCTTGTGGAGGGAGAATAATTAGACACCCCCAGTTTATTGGCAAACCCCAAAACCTCTACAGTTCAGATGGTGTGCATTTGTCTAAGCTAGGAAACTACCTCTTTCTGAACAATATTCAGGGGGCATTAGAATATTTTGTTAGGGACGGAAGTAGCAGACACTTCCCAGTTTCATAA